A genome region from Dickeya dadantii NCPPB 898 includes the following:
- the dgcA gene encoding N-acetyl-D-Glu racemase DgcA translates to MRQMQIETVELPLARPFAISRGTRTAVTVVRVTLEERGFIGRGECTPTAHYQETADSVTRQLETVRRVVENGVGLDALQQLLPPGSARNALDCALWRLNAALARQTLWQHLAIAPPQSIITAETLSLDSVENMANAAKDAVSRGALLLKIKLDREQILEKVAAIRQSAPNVTLIVDANEAWSGLELEPLLRQLAAHRIAMVEQPLPAGQDSALATFEHAIPVCADESCHYRGDIAALRDRYEMINIKLDKCGGLTEALAMVAEARQYDMRIMVGCMLGSSLAMEAAMPAALAAEHVDLDGPIWLAADSSPYLTYNLGRIWL, encoded by the coding sequence ATGCGACAAATGCAAATCGAAACCGTGGAACTGCCGCTGGCCCGTCCTTTCGCCATTTCCCGCGGTACCCGTACCGCCGTCACCGTGGTACGGGTGACGCTGGAAGAGCGCGGCTTTATCGGCCGGGGAGAATGCACCCCCACCGCCCACTATCAGGAAACCGCCGACAGCGTGACCCGCCAGTTGGAAACCGTGCGTCGGGTGGTAGAGAACGGCGTCGGTCTGGATGCGTTGCAGCAGCTGTTGCCGCCGGGATCGGCCCGCAACGCGCTGGACTGCGCCCTGTGGCGGCTGAACGCCGCGCTTGCCAGACAGACGCTGTGGCAGCACCTCGCCATCGCGCCGCCGCAGTCGATCATCACCGCCGAAACCCTGAGTCTCGACAGCGTGGAAAACATGGCCAATGCCGCCAAAGACGCGGTTTCCCGCGGCGCACTGCTGCTGAAAATCAAGCTCGACCGGGAACAGATTCTGGAAAAGGTAGCGGCGATTCGCCAGTCCGCGCCCAACGTGACGCTGATTGTCGACGCCAACGAAGCCTGGAGCGGGCTGGAACTGGAGCCGCTGCTGCGCCAGTTGGCCGCGCATCGCATCGCGATGGTGGAACAACCGTTGCCCGCCGGGCAGGACAGCGCGCTGGCGACGTTTGAACACGCCATTCCGGTGTGCGCCGACGAAAGCTGTCATTACCGTGGCGACATTGCCGCCCTGCGCGACCGTTACGAGATGATCAATATCAAACTGGACAAGTGCGGCGGGCTGACCGAAGCGCTGGCGATGGTGGCCGAAGCGCGCCAGTACGACATGCGCATCATGGTGGGCTGCATGCTCGGCTCCTCGCTGGCGATGGAGGCCGCCATGCCGGCGGCGCTGGCCGCCGAACACGTGGATCTGGACGGCCCGATCTGGCTGGCGGCGGACAGCTCGCCGTACCTGACCTATAACCTCGGCCGCATCTGGCTGTGA
- the dgcN gene encoding N-acetyltransferase DgcN — protein MLIPQPYLLFLGDVTDPLAVKTARGIHTWRPEQCVGQLRLPGSTVSLGLDDLDIPSAVARGAKTLVLGTANAGGLLPPHWLDTVRAAIEAGMNVANGLHQRLIDVPGLQALAEQHQVQLFDIRHMRPELTVGSGKKRSGKRVLTVGTDCSVGKMYTSLALESAMRAQGLKADFRATGQTGVLVAGDGIAIDAVIADFIAGAAEALSPANDDDHWDIVEGQGSLFHPSYAGVTTGLIHGAQPHWLVMCHEMGRPHMRHLPHQPMVELGDCVDANLRAARVTNPDVQLAGFAINTSNYGEQAARDYCRELSERFGVPATDPIRFGIDDIATLLKTRG, from the coding sequence ATGCTGATCCCACAACCTTACCTGCTTTTTCTTGGCGACGTGACCGACCCGCTGGCGGTAAAAACGGCGCGCGGCATTCACACCTGGCGCCCCGAACAGTGCGTAGGACAGCTGCGCCTGCCGGGCAGCACGGTGTCGCTGGGGCTCGATGATCTGGATATTCCGTCCGCCGTGGCGCGCGGCGCCAAAACGCTGGTGCTGGGCACCGCCAACGCCGGCGGTTTACTGCCGCCGCACTGGCTGGATACCGTGCGTGCCGCCATCGAAGCCGGTATGAACGTCGCCAACGGCCTGCATCAGCGCCTGATCGACGTCCCCGGCTTACAGGCACTGGCGGAGCAACATCAGGTACAGTTGTTCGATATTCGTCATATGCGCCCGGAGCTGACCGTCGGCAGCGGTAAGAAACGCAGCGGCAAACGCGTGCTGACCGTCGGCACCGACTGCTCGGTCGGCAAAATGTACACCTCGCTGGCGCTGGAATCCGCCATGCGCGCACAGGGTCTGAAAGCCGATTTCCGCGCCACCGGACAGACCGGGGTGCTGGTCGCCGGCGATGGCATCGCCATTGACGCGGTGATCGCCGACTTCATCGCCGGCGCGGCGGAAGCGCTGTCACCCGCCAACGACGATGACCATTGGGATATCGTCGAAGGTCAGGGTTCGCTGTTTCATCCGTCCTACGCCGGGGTGACCACCGGTCTTATCCACGGCGCACAGCCGCACTGGCTGGTGATGTGCCACGAAATGGGTCGTCCGCACATGCGTCACCTGCCCCATCAGCCGATGGTGGAACTGGGCGACTGCGTGGACGCCAACCTGCGCGCCGCCCGCGTCACCAACCCGGATGTACAGTTGGCCGGTTTCGCCATCAATACCTCCAACTATGGTGAACAGGCAGCGCGCGATTACTGCCGCGAACTGAGCGAACGTTTTGGCGTGCCCGCCACCGACCCGATCCGCTTCGGTATCGATGACATTGCAACGCTGCTGAAAACCCGGGGGTAA
- a CDS encoding YidH family protein — MLMSDPASSPTPPTSPDKKTPWQQQGSTPDYRFSLANERTFLAWIRTALAFLAGAVAIDQFAPTLAPPAVRGGIAVFLSLAAALLAWMAYRRWADNERAMRTGQALPYTRLLIIIASCVSAISVALALVILLL, encoded by the coding sequence ATGCTCATGAGTGACCCAGCCTCTTCACCGACGCCACCGACGTCACCCGACAAGAAAACCCCGTGGCAGCAGCAGGGTTCGACGCCGGATTACCGCTTTTCGCTGGCCAACGAGCGCACGTTTCTGGCCTGGATCCGCACTGCGCTGGCGTTTCTGGCGGGCGCCGTCGCCATTGACCAGTTTGCGCCCACGCTGGCGCCGCCCGCCGTTCGGGGCGGCATTGCGGTGTTTCTGTCGCTGGCGGCGGCGCTGCTGGCATGGATGGCTTACCGACGCTGGGCCGATAACGAGCGGGCGATGCGCACCGGGCAAGCGCTGCCTTATACCCGCCTGCTGATTATCATCGCCAGTTGCGTGAGCGCCATTTCCGTTGCGCTGGCGTTGGTTATCCTGTTGTTGTAG
- a CDS encoding DUF202 domain-containing protein, which yields MIPPDDTPPRDPGLQPERTRLAWSRTAFVLLVNSVLLLKAGSMKSQPLMLVIGLFLLLMTLVTYIWSRLRLRALLRSGYPCTRQSMWMMRLLMLTVMVTALSLLVGFING from the coding sequence ATGATACCCCCTGACGATACCCCGCCGCGCGATCCGGGCCTACAGCCGGAACGCACTCGGCTTGCCTGGTCGCGGACCGCATTTGTGCTGCTGGTCAACAGCGTACTGCTGTTGAAAGCCGGCTCGATGAAAAGCCAGCCACTGATGCTGGTCATCGGGCTGTTTCTGCTGCTGATGACGCTAGTCACCTATATCTGGTCGCGCCTGCGGTTGCGCGCCCTGCTGCGCAGCGGCTATCCCTGTACCCGGCAATCGATGTGGATGATGCGGCTGCTGATGCTGACGGTCATGGTGACCGCATTAAGCTTGCTGGTGGGTTTCATCAACGGTTAA